One genomic window of Streptococcus mitis includes the following:
- a CDS encoding LacI family DNA-binding transcriptional regulator gives MVAKLTDVAKLAGVSPTTVSRVINKKGYLSEKTIQKVNEAMRELGYKPNNLARSLQGKSAKLIGLIFPNISNVFYAELIDKLEHQLFKNGYKTIICNSEHDSEKEREYIEMLEANQVDGIISGSHNLGIEDYNRVTAPIISFDRNLSPDIPVVSSDNYAGGVLAAQTLVKTGAQSIIMITGNDNSNSPTGLRHAGFASVLPKAPIINVSSDFSPVRKEMEIKNILTRQKPDAIFASDDLTAILVIKIAQELGISVPEELKVIGYDGTYFIENYYPHLTTVKQPLEEIACLTVDLLLQKIEGKEVATTGYFLPVTLLPGKSI, from the coding sequence ATGGTCGCAAAACTAACTGATGTCGCAAAACTTGCAGGTGTCAGCCCTACTACCGTTTCTCGGGTTATCAATAAAAAAGGCTATCTCTCTGAGAAAACCATTCAAAAGGTAAATGAAGCCATGCGAGAATTGGGCTACAAACCCAACAACCTAGCTCGTAGTCTGCAAGGAAAATCAGCTAAGTTAATCGGCTTGATTTTCCCCAATATTTCTAACGTTTTCTATGCAGAATTGATTGATAAGCTGGAACACCAACTCTTCAAGAATGGTTATAAGACCATCATCTGCAACAGTGAGCACGATTCTGAGAAGGAACGTGAATACATCGAAATGTTGGAAGCCAATCAGGTGGACGGCATCATTTCGGGTAGTCACAACTTGGGAATCGAAGACTACAATCGCGTGACGGCACCAATTATTTCCTTTGACCGAAACCTATCACCTGACATTCCTGTCGTTTCCTCTGACAACTATGCTGGTGGGGTTCTTGCTGCCCAGACCTTGGTCAAGACAGGCGCCCAGTCTATCATCATGATTACAGGGAATGACAATTCTAACTCGCCAACCGGACTACGCCACGCTGGTTTTGCATCCGTACTCCCCAAAGCTCCTATTATCAATGTTTCCAGTGACTTTTCTCCTGTCAGAAAAGAAATGGAAATCAAGAATATCTTGACCCGACAAAAACCAGATGCCATTTTTGCTTCGGATGATTTGACAGCTATTCTGGTCATTAAAATTGCTCAAGAACTGGGCATTTCTGTCCCGGAAGAGCTCAAAGTCATCGGCTATGATGGGACCTATTTTATCGAGAATTACTACCCTCATTTGACGACTGTGAAGCAACCTTTGGAAGAGATTGCCTGCCTTACTGTTGATCTTCTCTTACAGAAGATTGAAGGCAAGGAAGTCGCAACAACCGGTTACTTCTTACCAGTCACCCTATTACCAGGAAAAAGTATTTAA
- a CDS encoding type I restriction endonuclease — translation MARRKDFSELTRVQIPAALHLMRMGYTYLPRNGKEIEERDPDTNILVSVFKEQFLTFNNYLTDEDFERELANIKLELDQNDLGRSFFKRIQGQEGAVYIDWENPEANTFHLALEVTCQNGQDEFRPDIVVFINGLPLSYIEVKQPNAIRDGKTGIQSEQDRTRYRFENRKFRRFNNITQLIALSDNLPYISGQGQQKQGSYYGSNAYSKTKFNAFKEEREVDFLNSIVPLTDEQIDFVLEDVKRFALKSQPEFTTNLQPDTPCNTFLSSLYQKERLLFMLRFGLVYVEEESKEGQMQLQKHVMRYPQYFATRAIEETIAKGVKKGVIWHTQGSGKTALAFFNIRYLTNYFSKQGIVPQFYFVVDRLDLADQAFKEFTKRGLKVKRINNPRELNQKQDGYDVAVVNIQKFKDDSDLTDRSGYDLNRQNIYFIDEAHRSYNELGSYLPNLYQADINAIKIALTGTPLITYKKDGKTKENHATTRDIFGDYIHKYYYNQSIDDGFTLRLMREDIETSYKDNLRAINEEIQRGDLSKEDIFAHPHYVEPMLDFILEDFNRARDLVFDDQTIGGMIVCDSSKQARELEKQLEERRKAGTTNLTSALILHDEGDKEEKKEKVDAYKEGKIDLIIVYSMLLTGFDAPRLKRLYLGRKIKAHNLLQTLTRVNRPYKDYLFGYVVDFADISKEFDKTNRAYLEELNQEYDTTLTGENGEDVFGSLFVPAEEISQELSKTERILMDYPTSNLEFFSQSIDDIKDRKQLNELRKALESVKQYYNIARLLGHDHLLKQIDITQIATLLNVISRRLLTLSLIDKPDDFSSRILLNLAMSETSFSFVKIAEEELRLAANDLEDLKRRVAGGIIKQRDEKDPEWVSLYEEFQRIMKKHLIHGQEGYTMENIKEIQKEYEELFKSVEDYHTHMRRLTMNFGGDEMAARSYKHVTNSTMVSEYPAVYHVIKDSKVTLDHKIGQNRGVLDNEDFFKKMIREVARIAMKTNQSASSLTRQVFNDIVESLFEGYEEEYQH, via the coding sequence ATGGCAAGACGAAAAGATTTTTCTGAATTAACAAGAGTACAAATCCCAGCAGCTCTGCATTTGATGCGTATGGGCTATACCTATCTTCCTCGCAATGGGAAGGAAATTGAAGAAAGAGATCCAGATACCAATATTCTTGTATCTGTTTTTAAGGAGCAATTTTTAACATTTAATAACTATTTAACAGATGAAGATTTTGAGAGAGAATTGGCCAATATCAAGCTGGAACTGGATCAAAATGATTTAGGACGATCTTTCTTTAAAAGGATACAGGGACAAGAAGGTGCTGTTTATATCGATTGGGAAAATCCTGAAGCCAATACCTTCCATCTGGCGCTTGAAGTCACTTGTCAAAATGGACAAGATGAATTTCGTCCGGATATAGTTGTGTTTATCAATGGACTTCCTCTTTCTTATATCGAAGTTAAACAACCCAATGCTATCCGTGATGGAAAGACAGGGATTCAGTCAGAACAGGACAGAACCAGATACCGTTTTGAAAATCGTAAGTTCCGTCGTTTTAACAATATTACCCAGTTGATAGCTCTATCAGATAATTTACCTTATATCAGTGGCCAAGGTCAACAAAAACAGGGTTCTTACTACGGTTCAAATGCCTATTCAAAAACAAAATTTAATGCTTTCAAGGAAGAAAGAGAAGTAGATTTTCTGAATTCAATTGTACCTTTAACAGATGAACAAATTGATTTCGTACTTGAGGATGTGAAGCGTTTTGCTCTCAAATCTCAACCAGAATTTACAACAAACTTACAGCCCGACACTCCCTGTAATACTTTCCTATCATCTTTGTATCAAAAAGAACGCTTGCTTTTCATGCTTCGTTTTGGGCTAGTCTATGTAGAGGAAGAAAGTAAGGAAGGTCAGATGCAATTGCAGAAGCATGTTATGCGCTATCCGCAATACTTTGCTACAAGAGCTATCGAAGAAACCATTGCAAAAGGTGTCAAAAAAGGTGTTATCTGGCATACACAGGGCTCAGGTAAGACTGCCCTGGCTTTCTTCAATATCCGCTATCTGACCAATTATTTTTCAAAACAGGGGATTGTTCCGCAGTTTTACTTTGTCGTTGATCGCTTGGATTTGGCAGACCAAGCCTTTAAGGAATTTACCAAAAGAGGTCTAAAAGTTAAGCGCATCAACAATCCTCGAGAACTCAATCAAAAACAAGATGGTTATGATGTCGCTGTTGTCAATATTCAGAAGTTCAAAGATGATTCAGACCTGACCGACCGCTCTGGCTATGATCTCAATCGTCAAAATATCTATTTTATCGATGAAGCCCACCGCTCTTATAACGAACTAGGTTCCTACCTGCCAAATCTCTATCAGGCAGATATCAATGCGATCAAGATTGCCTTGACTGGGACACCCTTGATTACCTACAAGAAAGATGGTAAGACAAAGGAAAACCATGCGACTACACGTGATATTTTTGGGGATTATATCCATAAATACTACTACAACCAGTCTATAGATGATGGTTTTACCTTGCGTTTGATGCGAGAAGATATCGAGACGTCCTATAAAGATAATCTCAGGGCAATTAATGAAGAAATCCAACGTGGTGATTTATCCAAAGAAGATATCTTTGCTCATCCGCACTATGTGGAACCTATGCTTGATTTTATTCTGGAGGACTTTAACCGTGCGCGTGATCTGGTTTTTGATGATCAGACTATTGGTGGTATGATTGTCTGTGATTCGTCTAAGCAGGCGCGTGAGCTTGAAAAGCAGTTAGAAGAACGACGAAAGGCTGGAACAACCAACTTGACCTCTGCTCTCATCCTCCATGATGAGGGAGACAAGGAAGAGAAAAAGGAAAAGGTGGATGCCTATAAGGAAGGCAAGATTGACCTCATTATCGTCTATTCGATGCTCTTGACAGGTTTTGATGCGCCTCGCCTCAAGCGTCTCTATCTAGGTCGCAAGATTAAGGCTCATAACCTTCTCCAGACTTTGACTCGTGTGAATCGTCCTTACAAGGACTATCTCTTTGGCTATGTAGTTGATTTTGCGGATATTTCTAAAGAATTTGATAAGACTAATCGTGCATATTTGGAAGAACTCAATCAAGAGTATGATACAACCCTGACTGGGGAAAATGGAGAGGATGTGTTTGGCTCGCTCTTTGTGCCCGCGGAGGAAATTTCTCAGGAACTAAGCAAGACAGAGCGCATCCTCATGGACTATCCAACCTCTAATCTAGAGTTCTTTTCTCAATCAATTGATGATATCAAGGATAGAAAGCAACTAAATGAACTACGAAAAGCCTTAGAATCGGTTAAGCAGTACTATAATATCGCCCGCTTACTTGGTCATGACCATTTGCTCAAACAGATTGATATTACTCAGATTGCAACTCTGCTCAATGTCATCTCAAGACGTTTACTGACCTTGTCACTGATAGATAAGCCAGATGACTTTTCCAGTCGTATTCTTTTAAATCTTGCCATGTCTGAGACCAGTTTTAGTTTTGTCAAGATTGCGGAGGAAGAACTCCGTCTAGCAGCCAATGACCTAGAAGATTTGAAGCGTCGAGTTGCTGGAGGCATCATAAAACAGCGTGATGAGAAAGATCCTGAGTGGGTCTCTCTCTACGAAGAATTCCAGCGCATCATGAAAAAACATCTGATTCATGGGCAAGAAGGCTACACTATGGAAAACATCAAAGAAATTCAAAAAGAGTACGAAGAGCTCTTTAAGTCAGTGGAAGATTATCATACTCATATGAGACGTTTGACGATGAATTTTGGCGGAGATGAAATGGCGGCGCGTTCCTATAAACACGTGACCAACTCGACTATGGTAAGCGAGTACCCAGCAGTTTATCATGTCATTAAAGATTCTAAAGTTACTCTGGATCACAAAATCGGTCAAAATCGAGGAGTTCTCGATAACGAGGACTTCTTCAAAAAAATGATTCGAGAAGTCGCTCGAATTGCAATGAAAACCAACCAATCTGCAAGTAGTTTGACAAGACAGGTTTTTAACGATATCGTAGAGTCGCTATTTGAAGGATATGAAGAGGAATACCAACACTAA
- a CDS encoding hydroxymethylglutaryl-CoA reductase, degradative — protein sequence MKISWNGFSKKSYQERLELLKAQALLSPERQASLEQDEQISVTVADQLSENLVGTFSLPYSLVPEVLVNGQEYTVPYVTEEPSVVAAASYASKIIKRAGGFTAQVHERQMIGQVALYQVANPEQAQEKIASKKAELLELANQAYPSIVKRGGGARDLHVEQIKGETDFLVVYLHVDTQEAMGANMLNTMLEALKPVLEELSQGQSLMGILSNYATDSLVTASCRIAFRYLSRQKDQGREIAEKIALASQFAQADPYRAATHNKGIFNGIDAILIATGNDWRAIESGAHAFASRDGHYQSLSQWTLDLEREELVGQMTLPMPVATKGGSIGLNPRVALSHELLGNPSAKELAQIIVSIGLAQNFAALKALVSTGIQQGHMKLQAKSLALLAGASESEVAPLVEQLIADKTFNLETAQLYLENLRS from the coding sequence ATGAAGATAAGTTGGAATGGATTTTCTAAAAAATCATACCAAGAGCGCCTCGAGCTGTTAAAAGCTCAGGCGCTCCTTAGTCCTGAGAGACAAGCGAGTCTGGAGCAGGATGAACAGATTAGTGTGACTGTGGCAGACCAGCTGAGTGAGAATTTGGTGGGAACTTTTTCTCTGCCTTATTCACTGGTCCCAGAGGTCCTCGTTAACGGTCAGGAATACACAGTTCCCTATGTGACAGAAGAACCGTCCGTGGTTGCTGCGGCCAGCTATGCAAGTAAAATCATCAAGCGTGCAGGTGGCTTTACTGCTCAAGTCCATGAGCGTCAGATGATTGGGCAGGTAGCTCTTTATCAAGTTGCTAATCCTGAACAAGCGCAAGAGAAAATTGCCAGCAAGAAAGCCGAACTCTTGGAACTTGCCAATCAAGCCTATCCTTCTATCGTTAAACGTGGAGGTGGGGCGCGTGATTTGCATGTCGAGCAGATAAAAGGCGAAACAGACTTTCTCGTTGTTTATCTCCATGTCGATACCCAAGAAGCCATGGGTGCTAATATGCTCAACACTATGCTGGAAGCCTTGAAACCAGTCTTAGAAGAACTGAGTCAGGGACAGAGTCTCATGGGGATTTTATCAAACTACGCGACGGATTCTTTGGTGACGGCAAGCTGTCGCATCGCCTTTCGCTACTTGAGTCGCCAAAAGGATCAAGGACGAGAAATTGCGGAGAAAATTGCGTTGGCTAGTCAGTTTGCGCAGGCTGATCCTTACCGAGCTGCTACTCACAATAAAGGGATTTTTAATGGTATTGATGCCATTTTAATTGCAACTGGTAATGACTGGCGTGCCATCGAATCCGGGGCCCATGCCTTTGCCAGTCGAGATGGACATTACCAAAGTCTTAGTCAATGGACGCTGGACCTTGAAAGAGAAGAATTGGTGGGCCAGATGACCCTGCCCATGCCTGTAGCGACCAAGGGTGGCTCTATCGGCCTTAACCCTCGTGTAGCCCTCAGTCACGAACTACTGGGAAATCCTTCTGCCAAAGAATTAGCCCAGATTATCGTGTCTATCGGGCTTGCACAAAACTTTGCGGCTCTCAAAGCCTTGGTGAGCACAGGAATTCAGCAAGGTCACATGAAATTGCAAGCCAAATCCCTGGCTCTCCTAGCAGGTGCCAGTGAATCTGAGGTTGCTCCCCTAGTCGAGCAACTTATCGCAGATAAAACCTTTAACCTAGAGACAGCCCAGCTCTACCTAGAAAATTTAAGATCATAA
- a CDS encoding sucrose-specific PTS transporter subunit IIBC, giving the protein MNNQEIAKKVIDALGGRENVNSVAHCATRLRVMVKDEGKINKEVIENLEKVQGAFFNSGQYQIIFGTGTVNKMYDEVVALGLPTSSKDDMKAEAAKQGNWFQRAIRTFGDVFVPIIPVIVATGLFMGVRGLFNALEMPLPGDFATYTQILTDTAFIILPGLVVWSTFRVFGGNPAVGIVLGMMLVSGSLPNAWVVASGGEVTAMNFFGFIPVVGLQGSVLPAFIIGVVGAKFEKAVRKVVPDVIDLLVTPFVTLLVMSILGLFVIGPVFHIVENYILIGTKAILGLPLGLGGFLIGGVHQLIVVSGVHHIFNLLEVQLLAADHANPFNAIITAAMTAQGAATVAVGVKTKNPKLKTLAFPAALSAFLGITEPAIFGVNLRFRKPFFLSLIAGAIGGGLASILGLAGNGSGITIIPGTMLYVGNGQLAQYLLMVAVSFALGFALTYMFGYEDEKEVATEVETERLVQEETTGNIPAALQNETLVTPIVGDVVALADVNDPVFSSGAMGQGIAVKPSQGVVYAPADAEVSIAFATGHAFGLKTTNGAEVLIHVGIDTVTMNGEGFEAKVAQGDKVKAGDVLGTFDSNKIAAAGLDDTTMVIVTNTADFSSVAPVATGSVAKGDAVIEVKI; this is encoded by the coding sequence ATGAACAATCAGGAAATTGCAAAAAAAGTCATCGATGCCTTGGGTGGACGTGAAAATGTCAACAGTGTAGCTCACTGTGCGACTCGTCTTCGTGTCATGGTCAAAGATGAAGGAAAAATCAATAAAGAAGTGATTGAGAACTTGGAAAAAGTTCAAGGTGCTTTCTTTAACTCAGGTCAATACCAAATCATCTTTGGTACTGGTACAGTAAACAAAATGTACGATGAAGTTGTTGCACTTGGTTTACCAACATCATCTAAAGATGACATGAAAGCAGAAGCTGCGAAACAAGGGAACTGGTTCCAACGTGCTATCCGTACTTTCGGTGACGTTTTCGTTCCAATCATCCCAGTTATCGTAGCGACAGGTCTCTTCATGGGTGTGCGTGGTCTTTTCAATGCTCTTGAAATGCCACTTCCAGGAGACTTTGCAACTTACACACAAATCTTGACAGATACAGCCTTCATCATCTTGCCAGGTTTGGTTGTGTGGTCAACCTTCCGTGTATTCGGTGGAAATCCTGCCGTTGGTATCGTTCTTGGTATGATGCTTGTTTCTGGCTCACTTCCAAACGCTTGGGTAGTCGCTTCAGGTGGTGAAGTAACGGCTATGAACTTCTTTGGTTTCATCCCTGTTGTTGGTTTGCAAGGTTCCGTTCTTCCAGCCTTCATCATCGGGGTTGTCGGAGCAAAATTTGAAAAAGCTGTCCGCAAGGTCGTTCCAGATGTCATTGACCTCTTGGTAACACCATTTGTGACACTTTTGGTCATGTCTATCCTTGGACTCTTTGTCATCGGACCAGTCTTCCACATTGTTGAAAACTATATCCTTATTGGTACAAAAGCAATTCTTGGCTTGCCACTTGGTCTTGGTGGTTTCTTGATTGGTGGGGTTCACCAATTGATCGTCGTGTCAGGTGTGCACCACATCTTCAACTTGCTTGAAGTGCAATTGCTTGCTGCTGACCATGCTAACCCATTCAACGCTATCATCACTGCGGCTATGACAGCTCAAGGTGCTGCGACTGTTGCGGTTGGTGTTAAAACTAAAAATCCAAAACTGAAAACACTTGCTTTCCCAGCTGCTCTTTCTGCCTTCCTCGGTATTACAGAGCCTGCTATCTTCGGGGTGAACTTGCGCTTCCGTAAACCATTCTTCCTCTCATTGATTGCTGGTGCAATCGGTGGTGGATTGGCTTCTATCCTTGGACTTGCTGGTAATGGTAGTGGTATCACCATCATCCCTGGTACAATGCTTTATGTTGGTAACGGACAACTTGCCCAATACCTTCTTATGGTAGCTGTATCATTTGCACTTGGTTTTGCTCTTACTTACATGTTTGGTTATGAGGATGAAAAAGAAGTTGCTACTGAAGTAGAGACAGAACGTTTGGTCCAAGAAGAAACAACTGGTAACATTCCAGCAGCTCTTCAAAATGAAACACTTGTAACTCCTATCGTTGGTGATGTTGTCGCTCTTGCTGATGTCAATGACCCAGTCTTCTCAAGTGGAGCTATGGGACAAGGTATCGCTGTGAAACCAAGCCAAGGTGTGGTATATGCACCAGCTGATGCTGAAGTTTCAATCGCCTTTGCAACAGGTCACGCCTTTGGTTTGAAAACAACTAATGGTGCTGAAGTCTTGATCCACGTTGGTATCGACACTGTAACTATGAACGGTGAAGGTTTTGAAGCAAAAGTTGCTCAAGGTGACAAGGTTAAAGCAGGAGATGTTCTTGGAACATTTGACTCAAACAAAATCGCTGCAGCTGGACTTGATGATACAACAATGGTTATCGTTACAAACACAGCTGACTTCTCTTCAGTAGCTCCAGTCGCAACAGGTTCAGTTGCGAAGGGGGATGCTGTGATCGAAGTGAAAATCTAA
- a CDS encoding TVP38/TMEM64 family protein, which yields MSQDKQMKAVSPLLQQVINISSIVGGVGSLIFCIWAYQAGILQSKETLSAFIQQAGIWGPPLFIFLQILQTVVPIIPGALTSVAGVFIYGHIIGTIYNYIGIVIGCAIIFYLVRLYGAAFVQSVVSKRTYDKYIGWLDKGNRFDRFFIFMMIWPISPADFLCMLAALTKMSFKRYMTIIILTKPFTLVVYTYGLTYIIDFFWQML from the coding sequence ATGTCACAGGATAAACAAATGAAAGCTGTTTCTCCCCTTTTACAGCAAGTTATCAATATCTCATCGATTGTCGGTGGGGTTGGGAGTTTGATTTTCTGTATTTGGGCTTATCAGGCTGGGATTTTACAATCCAAGGAAACCCTCTCTGCCTTTATCCAGCAGGCAGGTATCTGGGGGCCACCTCTCTTTATCTTTTTACAGATTTTACAGACTGTCGTCCCTATCATTCCTGGGGCCTTGACCTCGGTGGCTGGTGTCTTTATCTACGGCCACATCATCGGTACGATCTACAACTATATTGGCATCGTGATTGGCTGTGCCATTATCTTTTATCTGGTGCGCCTCTATGGGGCTGCCTTTGTCCAGTCTGTCGTCAGCAAGCGCACCTATGACAAGTATATCGGCTGGTTGGATAAGGGCAATCGTTTTGACCGTTTCTTTATCTTTATGATGATTTGGCCCATTAGTCCAGCTGACTTTCTCTGTATGCTGGCTGCCCTGACCAAGATGAGCTTCAAGCGCTATATGACCATCATCATTCTGACCAAGCCCTTTACCCTCGTGGTTTATACCTACGGTCTGACCTATATTATCGACTTCTTCTGGCAAATGCTTTGA
- the scrK gene encoding fructokinase ScrK has protein sequence MTKLYGSLEAGGTKFVCAVGDENFNVVEKTQFPTTTPIETIDKTIEFFSKFDNLAGLAVGSFGPIDIDKNSKTYGFITTTPKPNWANVDLLGALRRALNVPMYFTTDVNSSAYGEVVARNNAGGRIENLVYYTIGTGIGAGVIQRGEFIGGVGHPEMGHYYVARHPMDIEKEFNGVCPFHKGCLEGYAAGPSLEARTGVRGENIELNNPVWDVQAYYIAQAAVNATVTFRPDVIVFGGGVMAQQHMLDRVREKFTSLLNGYLPVPDVRDYIVTPAVAGNGSATLGNFVLAKEVSK, from the coding sequence ATGACAAAATTATATGGAAGCTTGGAAGCGGGCGGTACAAAGTTTGTCTGTGCTGTCGGTGATGAAAACTTTAACGTTGTAGAAAAAACACAATTTCCAACAACAACTCCAATCGAAACAATCGATAAAACCATTGAGTTCTTCTCAAAATTCGACAACCTTGCTGGTCTTGCAGTTGGTTCATTTGGTCCGATTGATATTGATAAAAACTCAAAAACTTATGGCTTTATCACAACGACTCCAAAACCAAACTGGGCAAATGTGGACTTGCTTGGTGCCCTTCGTCGCGCCCTCAACGTGCCAATGTACTTCACTACAGACGTAAACAGCTCTGCCTATGGTGAAGTGGTTGCCCGTAACAATGCTGGTGGTCGTATCGAAAACTTGGTTTACTACACAATCGGTACAGGTATCGGTGCAGGTGTCATCCAACGTGGTGAGTTTATCGGCGGTGTGGGTCACCCTGAGATGGGTCACTACTATGTTGCTAGACACCCAATGGATATTGAAAAAGAATTCAACGGTGTTTGTCCTTTCCATAAGGGATGTCTGGAAGGCTATGCAGCTGGTCCAAGTTTGGAAGCTCGTACAGGTGTTCGTGGGGAAAACATTGAACTCAACAACCCTGTTTGGGATGTCCAAGCCTACTATATCGCTCAAGCTGCGGTCAATGCGACAGTGACTTTCCGCCCAGACGTGATTGTCTTTGGTGGAGGGGTTATGGCTCAACAACACATGCTGGACCGTGTCCGTGAGAAATTTACATCTCTTCTAAATGGTTACCTACCAGTACCTGATGTGCGTGACTACATCGTGACGCCAGCAGTCGCAGGAAATGGTTCTGCCACACTTGGGAACTTTGTCCTTGCAAAAGAAGTTTCAAAATAA
- a CDS encoding sucrose-6-phosphate hydrolase, producing MEWTTERRYRLYQDWTQEEIQHIKENMAQSPWHTHYHVEPKTGLLNDPNGFSYFDGKWILFYQNFPFGAAHGLKSWAQLESDDLIHFKETGIKVLPDTPLDSHGAYSGSAMQFGDNLFLFYTGNVRDENWIRHPYQIGALMDKDGKITKIDKILIEQPADSTDHFRDPQIFNFKGQYYAIVGGQDLDKKGFVRLYKAVDNDYTNWQAVGNLDFANDRTAYMMECPNLVFVGEQPVLLYCPQGLDKKVLDYDNIFPNMYKIGASFDPENAKMVDVSQLQNMDYGFEAYATQAFNAPDGRALAVSWLGLPDVSYPSDRFDHQGTFSLVKELTIKDGKLYQYPVAAIKDLRVSEEAFSNRAQTKNTYELDLNLEANSQSEIVLLADKEGKGLSINFDLVNGQVTVDRSQAGEQYAQEFGTTRSCPIDNQATTATIFIDNSVFEIFINKGEKVFSGRVFPHADQNGILIKSGNPTGTYYELDYGRKTN from the coding sequence ATGGAATGGACAACCGAGCGTCGTTACAGACTTTATCAAGATTGGACGCAAGAAGAAATTCAACATATAAAGGAAAATATGGCACAATCTCCATGGCATACTCATTACCATGTTGAGCCAAAAACAGGACTTCTCAACGACCCAAATGGCTTTTCTTACTTTGATGGCAAGTGGATCCTCTTTTACCAGAATTTTCCTTTTGGTGCAGCCCACGGTTTGAAATCTTGGGCACAGCTAGAAAGTGATGATTTGATTCACTTTAAAGAAACTGGAATCAAAGTTTTACCAGATACTCCATTAGATAGCCACGGTGCTTACTCTGGTTCTGCCATGCAGTTTGGCGATAACTTGTTCCTATTTTATACAGGAAATGTCCGTGATGAAAACTGGATCCGTCACCCTTACCAGATTGGAGCTTTGATGGATAAGGATGGCAAGATTACAAAGATTGATAAGATCTTGATTGAACAGCCAGCAGACTCTACAGACCACTTCCGCGATCCACAAATTTTTAACTTTAAAGGTCAATATTATGCCATCGTCGGTGGACAGGACTTGGATAAAAAAGGCTTCGTCCGTCTCTACAAGGCTGTAGACAACGACTATACAAACTGGCAAGCCGTTGGCAACCTTGACTTTGCTAACGACCGTACTGCCTACATGATGGAATGTCCAAATCTGGTCTTTGTAGGGGAACAACCTGTCCTTCTCTACTGCCCACAAGGATTGGATAAGAAAGTTCTAGACTACGATAATATCTTTCCAAATATGTATAAGATTGGGGCTTCCTTTGACCCTGAAAATGCTAAAATGGTAGATGTATCTCAACTTCAAAACATGGATTATGGTTTTGAAGCCTATGCAACTCAAGCCTTCAACGCTCCTGATGGACGTGCTCTAGCAGTTAGCTGGCTTGGATTGCCAGATGTTTCTTACCCATCTGACCGTTTTGACCACCAAGGAACCTTCTCTTTGGTCAAAGAACTCACTATCAAAGACGGTAAACTCTACCAATACCCAGTCGCAGCTATCAAGGACCTTCGTGTGTCTGAAGAAGCCTTCTCAAACCGTGCTCAAACAAAGAACACCTATGAACTTGATCTCAACTTGGAAGCCAATAGCCAAAGTGAGATTGTCTTACTTGCTGACAAAGAAGGCAAGGGACTTTCAATCAACTTTGACCTTGTAAATGGTCAAGTAACAGTGGATCGTAGCCAGGCTGGTGAACAGTACGCCCAAGAATTTGGGACAACTCGTTCTTGCCCTATCGATAATCAGGCTACTACTGCTACAATCTTCATCGATAACTCTGTCTTTGAAATTTTCATCAATAAAGGAGAAAAAGTATTTTCTGGTCGTGTCTTCCCACATGCAGACCAAAATGGTATCCTCATCAAATCTGGAAACCCAACTGGAACTTACTATGAATTAGATTATGGTCGCAAAACTAACTGA